A window of Atribacterota bacterium genomic DNA:
ATGAAGTAAACGAAATAGCCAGATCAATTCCACAGGCTACTGAATTTAACATTCTTGCTTATAGCGTTATGGGTGTGGAAATACCTCAGATTAAGTATGAACGACATAGAGTTGAACCTTGTTATAGTTTTTATCACACAAATACAGCTTTAGATGTAGCTTTACAGAAATTTCAGCAGGTTAAATATCTAATCTATGATCTGGCAGAAATTGAGGATTCAATATACAAATTAGCTATGGAAATAAAAAGAACTCAGAAAAGAACCAATGCTCTAAAAAATATTCAAATACCTAGATATGAAGTTCTGGTGAAATCAATTTCCGAGGAGTTGGAAGAAAAGGAGAGAGAAGATTTCTTTCGCCTGAAAATATTAAAGAGGAAAAAACAACATAAATATCTTTCTTTATAATTAGCTGCTTAATTGATGGTTATTCCTCAGGGATTTTATTAAAGTGTTAGCTGAAAATAAAAACCAACGACTGAACACCATACATTAAAGCCTATAGTTCTTTACTTACTATCCTATATCTTACTAGTAGTATTCCAAATGAAATAATTTATTTTTCAATTTTGAAAGAAAGTTATTATTTTTTATCTTTACATGTTGCAAGAATTTTTTTCTCATTCCAGAGTATGATATTTGGTTATTTCTGAATCTGGTATCGTCAGGTAAAATCAAGAATGTACCCATATCCTTTTAAACCAGCGGTAGAGCCATTCGTTAGCTAATTTTCTATTTTTAAAAAAGATAAATTGTATATCCGGAAAAGTTACATATAGTTCAGCCAGTATATCAGCAGTATAAGAAGCATTGTAAAATAGATTAGTTTTGGG
This region includes:
- a CDS encoding V-type ATP synthase subunit D, giving the protein MQGNIAATKSNLIAAQTALDFSKRGFELLDKKRNVLIRKMMDFVDRATEAQQKIREIFKEAYEALTVANITLGINEVNEIARSIPQATEFNILAYSVMGVEIPQIKYERHRVEPCYSFYHTNTALDVALQKFQQVKYLIYDLAEIEDSIYKLAMEIKRTQKRTNALKNIQIPRYEVLVKSISEELEEKEREDFFRLKILKRKKQHKYLSL